One Cicer arietinum cultivar CDC Frontier isolate Library 1 chromosome 8, Cicar.CDCFrontier_v2.0, whole genome shotgun sequence DNA segment encodes these proteins:
- the LOC101493514 gene encoding fructose-1,6-bisphosphatase, cytosolic, with the protein MDHIADAQRTDLMTITRFVLNEQSKHPESRGDFTILLSHIVLGCKFVCSAVNKAGLAKLIGLAGETNVQGEEQKKLDVLSNDVFIKALKSSGRTCILVSEEDEEAIFVEPSQRGKYCVVFDPLDGSSNIDCGVSIGTIFGIYMMKDNHEPIIEDVLQPGKNMLAAGYCMYGSSCTLVISTGSGVNGFTLDPSLGEFILTHPDIKIPKKGKIYSVNEGNAKNWDGPTASYVEKCKFPKDGSSAKSLRYIGSMVADVHRTLLYGGTFLYPADKKSPSGKLRVLYEVFPMSFLMEQAGGQAFTGKERALDLIPTKLHERSPIFLGSYDDIEEIKALYAAEGK; encoded by the exons atggACCACATCGCAGATGCACAACGCACAGATTTGATGACCATAACACGTTTCGTATTGAACGAACAATCTAAGCATCCTGAATCTCGCGGCGATTTCACTATCTTGCTTAGTCACATTGTTCTTGGCTGTAAATTCGTTTGTTCTGCTGTTAATAAG GCTGGTCTTGCTAAGCTCATTGGACTTGCTGGAGAGACCAATGTTCAG GGTGAAGAACAGAAGAAGCTTGATGTTCTTTCCAATGATGTGTTCATCAAGGCTTTGAAAAGCAGTGGCAGAACA TGCATCTTGGTCTCTGAAGAAGACGAAGAGGCAATCTTTGTGGAGCCATCTCAACGTGGAAA GTACTGTGTTGTTTTTGATCCATTGGATGGCTCCTCCAACATTGATTGTGGTGTTTCCATTGGAACT ATTTTTGGGATTTATATGATGAAAGATAACCATGAACCAATCATAGAAGATGTCCTGCAACCTGGAAAGAACATGTTGGCAGCTGGTTATTGCATGTATGGAAGCTCTTGCAcg CTTGTGATAAGCACTGGAAGTGGTGTTAATGGTTTCACCCTTGACCCATCTCTTGGTGAATTCATTCTCACTCATCCTGATATTAAG ATCCCAAAGAAAGGCAAGATTTACTCAGTAAATGAAGGGAATGCCAAGAATTGGGATGGTCCTACTGCCTC TTATGTGGAAAAGTGCAAGTTTCCAAAAGATGGTTCATCAGCAAAGTCTCTTAGATATATTGGAAG CATGGTAGCTGACGTTCATCGCACATTGCTTTATGGAGGTACCTTTTTGTACCCTGCTGACAAAAAGAGTCCAAGTGGAAAACTTCG TGTATTGTATGAAGTCTTCCCAATGTCCTTCTTGATGGAACAGGCAGGAGGACAGGCTTTCACTGGCAAGGAAAGg GCACTTGATTTAATTCCAACAAAGTTGCATGAGAGATCTCCCATATTTCTTGGTAGCTATGATGATATAGAGGAAATCAAAGCTCTTTATGCTGCAGAGGGTAAATAA